DNA sequence from the Arthrobacter crystallopoietes genome:
TTGTCGAGTACACGCTCACGATTGAGCAGACCGGCGGATCCGGCATCGTGGTGCCCGGCCGCGGGTTTCTGCTGAACAACGAACTGACTGACTTCTCCACGGTGTACGACCCAGCGGATCCGAACCGCATCGAACCAGGCAAACGGCCCCGCTCCTCAATGTCGCCGACCATCATCCTCGAGGACGGTGAGCCTTTCCTCGCGCTCGGCTCCCCCGGCGGCTCCACCATCATCACGACAGTCCTGCAGACGATCCTGAACCGCGTGGATCTGGGCATGGACATACCGGAAGCGATCGCGGCGCCGCGGGCATCGCAACGAAACACCGCCAGCGTCACCGCGGAGCCGAAGTTCATCGATGCCTATGAAAGCCAACTGAAACCCTACGGCCATGAGCTGTCGCCAGCCGGGGACTCGTTCACTTCAGCGGCAGAAATAGGCGCGGCGACCGCAATCGAGTTCATGTCCGATGGAAGCATGGTCGCTGCCGCCGAACCCGTTAGGCGCGGGGGCGGCTCTGCCCTGGTACTCAAACCGTCCCGGTAGGCTGCGCCTGACCGTTACTTCTTCCCCAGTTTGAACCAAGGGACAGTGGCTATTGCGGTGGCAAGATCCGGCGCTGATTTGCCCGCTGCACTCCTGTTCGCCAAGGCTACAGAACGAGCGAAAACCGAGTATCGATGAGGATGCCCAACACCACGATCACTGATCGTGATTTCTACCGTTCCAGCAGTCTCATGTTGCCCCTCAAAAGTTGTCACCTGGGCTACTTCCTTGAGACCGCTGGCTTCTTCGAGCTCCGCGATAACAGCCTCTAAATTTTCCATACTGTGTTCCTTTGGCCGGCCGTAGTGGAGGGACTGGGTGCCGTCCGGCTCGTGATGATGGAGATGAACTTTTGGGCGGCCGAGGTCCGAGCGGGTTGTCCGGTCCAGACCATCGTGAAAGGCCGGTGGAGCTGTATGCCCTCGATTTCGACTTCGATCAGGGCGCCACTATCGAGATGGGGTCGGACTAAGGAGCGGCTCACGACGGCGGGAGCAATCCCGCTTGCCACGGCACCGGCGATCGCGCCAGTTCCTGTCATGATGGCGGCCGGGGACGCCAAGCCATCATCGACTTCAGCGGCCTGCAGTGCCAGTTCGAGAGTGCAGCGACCGGAGCCCTTGTCGTCACAGATCAAAGGCGTCCGGGCCAGTTCTGCTGGTGAGATGAGTCGACCCTGTCCAGCCCATGGGTGGTTCGGGGAGACCACGACGGCGAGGGGATCGTTCCGGATCCGTTGAGAGGCGAGGTCAGGTGGCACCTCGGGAGTTTCGATAAATCCCAGAGTCGCCACGTGTCCACGTACTCGCTTGATGACATCTGCGCTGCTGCCGGAAATGAGCCGAACTGTGGGAGCATCCGGAGCCTGTCTGAGTGCATCCATCCACCCGGGCAGCAGTTGCTCTGAAATTGACTGGCTGGCGGCCACGCAAATATCGGCTTTGCTACGGAGCGTCCGCACCGACGATGCAAAGATGTCAGCGGCCTCCAGAAGGGGCTTGGCCCACTCGATCACGAGCTTACCGTCGTCCGTCAGCTCTGAACCGTTGCGCGAACGATGCACAAGTGCACGCCCAAGCCGGCGTTCTGCAAGCTGGATGCGTGCCGAGACCGCTTGCTGGGTAACCCCGGCATTTTCTGCTGAGCGGCGAAGGCTTCCCGTCCGATTGATATTCTCCAAGAGCCTCAAGGTTTCTAGGTCAAGTTCCATCGTCGCCTTCCCTCCATGTGGCCACCGTACCAAGCCCTTACAAGCCTGCCTTGTCACCTGGTAACCAGAACTTCGTAGCCGTTTCGCATACATAACGGAAGCATTGCCGCTATGAGTGGCGAAGCTACCGCGAATCCCGGTGAAGCGGACGATGTGACGGGTCAGCTTGGTAAAAGGGCACCCAGACAACGGGCGCTGATCGCCGGGGTCCAGGTAATGGCCCTAGCTGTATGGTTCTCGGCTTCGGCGGTGGTTCCCTCACTCCAGCTCGAGTGGCAGATCAGCGCTGCAGCCGCAGTATGGGTAACTGCGTCGACTCAAGTGGGCTTTGTGCTGGGTGCAACCGCTTCTGCACTGACCAATCTAGCCGACCGACTGCGTCCAGACTGGTTGCTCGCATGGTCAGCTTGTGGTGCCGCCTCCGCCACAGTTGCCTTTGCACTATGGGCCGAGGGACTTGTCATCGCGGTCCTCTTACGGTTTGCCACCGGGGTTTTTCTGGCAGGGGTGTACCCGGTAGGGATGAAGCTAATGGCGTCCTGGTCAACTCCGGCTCAACGAGGGCGGGCCTTCGGGCTGTTGATCGGCGCACTCACGCTGGGATCTACGTTGCCGCACTTGATCGGCGCTTTTGAACTTTCCTGGAAGGCAGTCCTGCTCGTAGCTGCTGGTGTAACCATGGCCGGAGGAATACTGTGCGCAGCGGCTGTTCGCCCTGGACCTCTGTTTGAAAGCCGTTCAGTGAGCCTCGATCCCGGGTTTGTGCGGCGAATGCTTCGCAATCGTGCCCAACGGCTGGTCAACATCAGTTATTACGGGCACATGTGGGAACTCTACGCCCTTTGGACGTGGCTGCCTTCTTTCATGCTGGCCTCGCAGGATCAGACTTCCCACTCGGGTTGGTCGATTAGTGCCATCGTGTTTTTCTGCATCGGCGTCGCCGGTGTAATCGGCTGCGTGATTGGAGGTTGGGCCGCTGACCGCCACGGTCGCGCCGTGACTGCGGGGCTTTCTCTTGCGATCAGTGGTGGTTGTTGCCTCCTCTCTGCAGCCTTCTTTGATACCTCTTGGCCGGTGCTGATCGCCTTCAGTTCCCTTTGGGGTGCTGCGGTGATCGCAGACTCCGGAGTGTTCTCCACGCTCTTGAGCGAAGCGACCGAACCAGAGCATGTCGGTACTGCCCTGACCATACAGACTGCCCTCGGATTTCTCGTCACGATCGCTTCCATCCAGATCGTTCCGATCACCGCCGTGTTCGTGGGGTGGCAGTACGCATTCCTTATCCTCTTCATTGGTCCTCTGGCTGGTGTTGCTGCGCTGTATCGATTCCGACTCCTGGATATCAAGTCGCGTCCCCGCCCCAAAGTTGGGGACAATCACGCGCGCCTAGCGGAGTAATTCATGCTCGTCACCGCGATCATCACCGTCGTCTCCAAGAAAGTGGCGCCTGGAGCACAGGGGTTTCTCCAAATCCCCAGCAAAGAATCGACAATTCAGCGTGATGCTCCACTGCAGGAACGTCACGGAAAACCCCAGCTGATAGCATGAGAAGCATGTCTACGATCCCGCTTCCACCCGCGCCCGGAGCCGAGCAGCATACGAGTCTCGCCCTGGCTAACAGCACCGTCACGCTTCCTGGCGGTCACGCGGTGGATGAATTAGACAGCCCGGAGAACGCCACCCGATGGCTCATCAGCCACCAGCTCGTTCCCGACGAGACGGCTC
Encoded proteins:
- a CDS encoding LysR family transcriptional regulator is translated as MELDLETLRLLENINRTGSLRRSAENAGVTQQAVSARIQLAERRLGRALVHRSRNGSELTDDGKLVIEWAKPLLEAADIFASSVRTLRSKADICVAASQSISEQLLPGWMDALRQAPDAPTVRLISGSSADVIKRVRGHVATLGFIETPEVPPDLASQRIRNDPLAVVVSPNHPWAGQGRLISPAELARTPLICDDKGSGRCTLELALQAAEVDDGLASPAAIMTGTGAIAGAVASGIAPAVVSRSLVRPHLDSGALIEVEIEGIQLHRPFTMVWTGQPARTSAAQKFISIITSRTAPSPSTTAGQRNTVWKI
- a CDS encoding MFS transporter; the protein is MSGEATANPGEADDVTGQLGKRAPRQRALIAGVQVMALAVWFSASAVVPSLQLEWQISAAAAVWVTASTQVGFVLGATASALTNLADRLRPDWLLAWSACGAASATVAFALWAEGLVIAVLLRFATGVFLAGVYPVGMKLMASWSTPAQRGRAFGLLIGALTLGSTLPHLIGAFELSWKAVLLVAAGVTMAGGILCAAAVRPGPLFESRSVSLDPGFVRRMLRNRAQRLVNISYYGHMWELYALWTWLPSFMLASQDQTSHSGWSISAIVFFCIGVAGVIGCVIGGWAADRHGRAVTAGLSLAISGGCCLLSAAFFDTSWPVLIAFSSLWGAAVIADSGVFSTLLSEATEPEHVGTALTIQTALGFLVTIASIQIVPITAVFVGWQYAFLILFIGPLAGVAALYRFRLLDIKSRPRPKVGDNHARLAE